A part of Deltaproteobacteria bacterium genomic DNA contains:
- a CDS encoding ATP-binding protein: MIFRTLSKRLKQLAGPFPVVFVTGPRQSGKTTLARATFPQFHYISLEDMQNREEAVEDPRGFLRRLEGRGAILDEIQRTPDLFSYLQGFVDESRGGPLVLTGSQHFLLSEKISQSLAGRVAILELLPFSLAELCSREALTPDTFIEPGHHVLDYPGLALYETLFRGFFPRIHDQDLDAAVWLDGYVRTYVERDVHHVAGIGDMDAFTRFVGLCAGRVGSLLNASSLGADAGVTHVTARRWLSILRASYILYQLPPHHQNFSKRLIKSPKLYFVDTGLLCHVLGIRKAEDLRNHPLRGAIFENFAINEVQKVFLHNGERPPLYFWRDHRGLEVDLLIDLGTRRIPVEIKSGETVAADFFDGLDQYIQLSHDPGGMLIYAGRETYRRRNHAVRPWWTCS, encoded by the coding sequence ATGATCTTTAGAACCCTCTCAAAGCGATTAAAACAACTCGCCGGCCCTTTTCCTGTGGTCTTTGTCACCGGACCCCGGCAGTCTGGAAAAACAACCCTGGCCCGGGCCACGTTCCCCCAATTTCATTATATTTCGTTGGAGGATATGCAAAACCGGGAAGAGGCTGTTGAAGACCCAAGGGGATTCCTCCGTCGGCTGGAAGGAAGAGGAGCCATACTGGACGAAATCCAGAGGACGCCGGACCTCTTCTCTTATCTCCAGGGCTTTGTAGACGAATCCCGCGGAGGCCCCCTCGTCCTTACCGGTTCCCAGCACTTTCTCCTGTCAGAGAAGATCAGCCAGTCCCTTGCCGGCAGGGTCGCGATTTTGGAATTGCTCCCCTTTTCCCTTGCCGAGCTGTGCAGCCGGGAGGCCCTCACCCCGGATACCTTTATTGAGCCCGGGCATCACGTCCTCGATTACCCAGGGCTTGCTTTATACGAAACCCTGTTCAGGGGATTCTTCCCGCGCATTCATGACCAAGACCTGGATGCCGCCGTGTGGCTGGACGGTTATGTTCGGACCTATGTGGAGCGGGATGTTCACCATGTGGCGGGAATCGGCGACATGGATGCCTTCACCCGGTTTGTGGGTCTGTGTGCAGGTCGGGTGGGTTCCCTTCTGAACGCGTCTTCTCTGGGCGCGGATGCCGGAGTCACCCATGTCACGGCCAGGAGATGGCTTTCCATCCTTCGGGCCAGCTATATCCTTTACCAGCTCCCGCCGCATCATCAGAACTTCTCTAAACGGCTCATCAAGAGTCCCAAACTCTATTTCGTGGATACCGGACTTTTGTGCCATGTATTGGGGATTCGGAAAGCTGAGGATCTACGTAACCACCCGTTGCGAGGCGCTATTTTTGAGAATTTCGCTATAAATGAGGTTCAGAAGGTCTTTCTCCACAACGGGGAAAGACCGCCTCTCTATTTTTGGCGCGATCATCGGGGTCTCGAAGTGGACCTTCTCATTGATCTCGGGACCCGCCGAATTCCGGTGGAGATCAAATCCGGGGAGACCGTGGCTGCAGACTTCTTTGATGGCCTGGATCAATACATCCAGCTCTCCCATGACCCTGGAGGAATGCTTATATACGCGGGACGGGAAACCTACCGGCGGAGGAACCACGCAGTACGTCCGTGGTGGACATGTTCCTGA
- a CDS encoding HPP family protein, with protein sequence MLKKRESLKPVAGADRYARRRFGFKEELLLVILPTLTVLAVLFFVEILNRQRLLFSSLASSSFLIYLDPMHGTNAVRSLVLSHLCAALLGLLMYQILGPGYISGGVAMVAAILLMILLDAVHPPAVSTSLIFAFRVADESNLILFALALGVTAALVLIERSTMWLLARHSK encoded by the coding sequence GTGCTGAAAAAACGTGAAAGTCTGAAGCCCGTCGCGGGGGCCGACCGTTATGCGAGGCGAAGATTCGGTTTCAAAGAAGAGTTACTCCTGGTGATTCTGCCTACCCTGACCGTTCTTGCCGTGCTTTTTTTTGTGGAGATCCTGAACAGACAGCGCCTCCTTTTTTCTTCCCTTGCATCGAGTTCATTTCTGATCTATCTCGACCCGATGCACGGCACGAATGCCGTTCGCTCGCTGGTGCTTTCGCATCTGTGCGCAGCATTACTGGGACTGCTGATGTATCAAATACTGGGTCCGGGATATATATCCGGAGGGGTGGCGATGGTTGCCGCTATCCTGCTCATGATTCTCCTCGATGCGGTACACCCTCCGGCGGTGAGCACATCTCTCATCTTTGCATTCCGGGTGGCGGACGAGAGCAACTTGATCCTTTTTGCCCTGGCCCTCGGTGTGACCGCAGCGCTTGTCCTGATTGAACGTTCCACCATGTGGCTGCTGGCACGGCATTCGAAATAA
- a CDS encoding ABC transporter ATP-binding protein — MVSPGELLGIIGPNGCGKTTLLRVISRVLKPDRGKIFIEGQNIDRMRHKEIAQKIAVVSQTLESTSMTVQEYVLLGRIPHYRKYQFLETGDDDAITQEYMELTGALKLKETRMCELSGGERQLASIARALTQEPTLLLLDEPTAHLDITHQVRILELVKRLNQELGLTVVMVLHDLNLASEYSSRLLLLNKGSIHKIGTPEEVVTYRTIEDVYETVVFVDKNPLSGKPCIFLATEEDIKRADRNRTGPV; from the coding sequence ATGGTATCCCCCGGCGAGCTTCTGGGGATCATCGGGCCGAACGGGTGCGGAAAAACAACCTTGCTCCGGGTGATCTCGCGGGTCTTGAAACCCGATCGGGGGAAAATCTTCATCGAGGGCCAAAATATAGACAGGATGCGTCATAAGGAGATTGCGCAGAAGATCGCCGTGGTCTCGCAAACCCTGGAGTCGACGTCCATGACCGTGCAAGAGTATGTGCTCCTTGGAAGAATCCCCCATTACCGGAAATACCAGTTCCTTGAAACGGGTGATGATGATGCGATCACACAAGAATATATGGAGTTAACGGGCGCGCTCAAATTGAAAGAGACACGGATGTGCGAACTCAGCGGGGGGGAGAGGCAGCTGGCCTCCATAGCGAGGGCCTTGACGCAGGAACCGACGTTGCTGCTGCTGGATGAACCGACCGCCCACCTGGATATCACCCATCAGGTGCGTATCCTTGAACTTGTAAAACGGTTGAATCAGGAATTAGGACTGACGGTCGTTATGGTACTCCATGACCTGAACCTCGCCAGCGAGTATTCCTCCAGATTGCTCCTTCTCAATAAGGGATCCATTCATAAGATCGGGACACCCGAAGAGGTGGTGACCTACAGGACCATCGAAGACGTATATGAAACAGTCGTTTTTGTCGACAAAAATCCTCTCTCGGGCAAGCCCTGCATCTTCCTCGCGACAGAAGAGGACATAAAAAGGGCCGATCGAAACAGGACCGGCCCGGTTTAG
- a CDS encoding response regulator has protein sequence MSSESPLKDKVVLLVDDEPDILETVAEELDMCITHKATDYERARQYLQSYTYDIVVLDIMGVNGFDLLKISVAKGFPTVMLTAHALSPETIKKSIKLGALFLLPKEKVSELKSFLEEVVVSGGQSGWRRLFHKPGDFFDHHFGPDWKEKDQFLKEFIAEMKS, from the coding sequence ATGAGTTCGGAAAGCCCCTTGAAAGACAAGGTTGTCCTGTTGGTGGATGACGAGCCCGATATCCTCGAAACCGTCGCAGAGGAACTGGATATGTGCATTACGCACAAGGCGACGGATTACGAACGGGCCCGCCAGTATCTCCAGAGCTACACCTATGACATCGTGGTCCTGGATATCATGGGCGTCAACGGATTCGATCTATTGAAGATCTCCGTGGCCAAAGGATTTCCCACCGTGATGCTCACGGCCCACGCCTTGAGTCCGGAAACCATCAAGAAGTCCATCAAATTGGGCGCCCTTTTTCTCCTTCCCAAGGAAAAGGTCTCGGAACTGAAATCGTTTCTCGAAGAGGTGGTCGTGTCAGGGGGCCAGTCCGGATGGCGGCGGCTCTTCCACAAACCCGGAGATTTTTTTGACCATCACTTCGGACCCGACTGGAAAGAAAAAGATCAATTCCTCAAGGAATTCATAGCGGAAATGAAGAGCTGA